From a region of the Zonotrichia albicollis isolate bZonAlb1 chromosome 5, bZonAlb1.hap1, whole genome shotgun sequence genome:
- the LOC102069878 gene encoding uncharacterized protein LOC102069878: MDSTCFPEICKVWSGMSRHIYRQLLKKKAVDIGFGSFAVIPVHANVAEGKVLPVERPMFIMNKTLKMFYNLEADETKIPEDIPVVQPDFEDIAAHIHFRREIVEQCVQETLLYFAGALRENKEVEFNFRTIGILAVRKKVVTMTFFDSCVLEMDTTGNMLTALLEDPDMMSAVAFPGQNNFSRVSQDEVVILPSFVAEAPHQPSDRLVSLKPRRESAPWGGGCRRVSVLDPVFLARKRVSQASQQSAETDHGRDKEAILGYLPAILERTHVMKRPTSPTQQGLKVSASAAQRSKEGKHPIFTEKEERELQLLLASKRHEVEADVYRKYFGNRAATERGKTSCPYVFEDPYRPPHVLRKAYAEKLKEMSQQQEEESQLSGKVLEEGSSASQKRNPGKGNFPGSVTVIKEVFRMEFGL; encoded by the exons ATGGATTCCACTTGCTTTCCAGAAATCTGCAAAGTCTGGTCTGGAATGTCTCGGCACATCTACAGACAGCTCTTGAAGAAGAAG GCAGTGGATATCGGATTTGGGAGTTTTGCGGTTATCCCAGTGCACGCCAATGTGGCAGAGGGCAAGGTTTTGCCTGTTGAGAGACCTATGTTCATTATGAACAAGACTCTGAAGATGTTTTACAACCTTGAGGCTGATGAGACCAAAATTCCTG AGGACATCCCTGTGGTTCAGCCAGACTTTGAGGACATCGCTGCACACATCCACTTTCGCCGCGAAATTGTGGAGCAGTGCGTACAGGAGACGCTGCTTTACTTTGCTGGGGCCCTCCGAGAAAACAAAGAGGTGGAATTCAACTTCAGGACCATCGGTATCCTCGCTGTGCGTAAAAAGGTGGTCACCATGACCTTCTTTGATAGCTGCGTGCTGGAGATGGATACAACAGGGAACATGCTGACAGCCCTTCTCGAG GACCCCGACATGATGAGTGCCGTTGCCTTTCCGGGCcaaaacaattttagtcgggtCAGTCAAGACGAGGTTGTCATACTGCCAAG CTTTGTGGCCGAGGCCCCTCACCAGCCATCAGACCGGCTGGTGTCCCTGAAGCCCAGGAGAGAGTCAGCACCGTGGGGTGGGGGCTGCCGCAGAG TGAGTGTGCTGGATCCCGTGTTCCTGGCTCGGAAGAGGGTTTCTCAGGCCAGTCAGCAGTCGGCAGAAACGGATCACGGTAGAGACAAGGAAGCTATCCTGGG ATACCTGCCTGCAATCCTGGAGAGGACCCATGTGATGAAGCGCCCCACCTCTCCAACTCAGCAGGGCCTGAAGGTCTCTGCAAGTGCTGCCCAACGCTCAAAAGAG GGGAAGCACCCCATCTTTActgagaaggaagaaagagagctgcagctgctgctggcatccAAGCGCCATGAGGTGGAGGCAGACGTGTATCGCAAATACTTTGGCAACCGAGCAGCCACTGAGCGAGGAAAG ACCTCCTGTCCCTACGTGTTTGAGGATCCCTATCGCCCTCCCCACGTCCTGAGGAAGGCCTACGCTGAGAAGCTGAAGGAGATGagtcagcagcaggaggaggagtcTCAGCTCTCTGGGAAAGTTCTGGAAGA aggctcctcagcttcccagaagagaaatcctggcaaagggaatTTTCCAGGAAGTGTGACGGTGATAAAAGAGGTGTTCAGGATGGAATTTGGGCTCTGA